Proteins encoded in a region of the Sugiyamaella lignohabitans strain CBS 10342 chromosome B, complete sequence genome:
- the ISC1 gene encoding inositol phosphosphingolipid phospholipase (Inositol phosphosphingolipid phospholipase C; mitochondrial membrane localized; hydrolyzes complex sphingolipids to produce ceramide; activates genes required for non-fermentable carbon source metabolism during the diauxic shift; activated by phosphatidylserine, cardiolipin, and phosphatidylglycerol; mediates Na+ and Li+ halotolerance; GO_component: GO:0005783 - endoplasmic reticulum [Evidence IDA] [PMID 14699160]; GO_component: GO:0016021 - integral component of membrane [Evidence IEA]; GO_component: GO:0031307 - integral component of mitochondrial outer membrane [Evidence IDA] [PMID 17880915]; GO_component: GO:0016020 - membrane [Evidence IEA,IEA]; GO_component: GO:0005739 - mitochondrion [Evidence IDA] [PMID 14699160]; GO_function: GO:0016787 - hydrolase activity [Evidence IEA]; GO_function: GO:0052712 - inositol phosphosphingolipid phospholipase activity [Evidence IDA] [PMID 11006294]; GO_function: GO:0046872 - metal ion binding [Evidence IEA]; GO_process: GO:0046513 - ceramide biosynthetic process [Evidence IMP] [PMID 17880915]; GO_process: GO:0046513 - ceramide biosynthetic process [Evidence IMP] [PMID 23620586]; GO_process: GO:0006629 - lipid metabolic process [Evidence IEA]; GO_process: GO:0009651 - response to salt stress [Evidence IMP] [PMID 12180980]; GO_process: GO:0030149 - sphingolipid catabolic process [Evidence IDA] [PMID 11006294]; GO_process: GO:0006665 - sphingolipid metabolic process [Evidence IEA,IEA]): MQSHQLPNRDEKHLARVLSLNCWGLKYVSKFRTLRINGIASKLADQGHKYDIVALQEIWVEDDFKVIRDSLEQHLPYSKLYYSGILSGPGLAVFSRWPLIDASVFRYPLNGRPSAFFRGDWYVGKSVASAIIRHPSGQNIELLSSHMHAPYGEGDAAYTCHRTAQAWELARIARRSRECGHLTIVVGDLNSIPGSASYDLLQLVGRLSDSWTSKHGEFTGDIALLSTEDQILLAGATCDSVYNTWRADRQAHEAKRLDYILFDSSRAYVDDCRVSFTERVEGMSFSDHFAIESDLIIKPILNPHSVSGVEKIQPNISEALLVNSVTDDDLLTLYNKVLSIIDDYKPTSVWQKKIRIYHFWLSIFILIALMIAVFWGALKGRTYFAFIFILLSILVTATGLIDGLIGFLFGRNETRALMEFESEIRLAMATLG, from the coding sequence ATGCAATCTCATCAACTCCCGAACAGAGACGAAAAGCATTTGGCTAGGGTATTGTCACTCAACTGCTGGGGTTTGAAATACGTTTCCAAATTTCGTACTCTGAGAATAAATGGCATTGCATCTAAGTTGGCTGATCAGGGTCATAAATACGACATTGTTGCTCTACAGGAGATATGGGTAGAGGACGATTTCAAGGTGATCAGAGACAGTTTAGAGCAGCATCTGCCATACTCTAAGCTATACTACAGTGGCATCCTCAGCGGTCCTGGTCTGGCAGTTTTCTCCAGATGGCCTCTAATCGATGCTTCCGTGTTCAGGTACCCTTTAAATGGACGTCCAAGTGCCTTCTTTAGAGGTGACTGGTATGTTGGAAAGTCTGTTGCAAGTGCCATTATTCGCCATCCCAGCGGTCAGAACATCGAACTGCTCAGTTCCCATATGCATGCCCCTTATGGTGAAGGCGATGCTGCCTATACCTGTCATAGAACAGCTCAAGCATGGGAACTAGCTCGAATAGCCAGAAGATCCCGTGAATGTGGTCATCTCACTATAGTAGTGGGTGATTTGAATTCCATCCCTGGAAGTGCTAGTTACGACTTGTTACAGTTAGTAGGTCGACTCTCTGACAGTTGGACTTCTAAACATGGCGAGTTCACTGGAGATATAGCTTTACTTTCAACAGAAGACCAGATTTTGCTGGCTGGTGCAACCTGTGATAGTGTGTATAACACATGGCGAGCTGACAGACAGGCTCATGAAGCCAAAAGACTGGATTATATCTTGTTTGACAGTTCGAGGGCATATGTAGACGATTGTCGAGTTTCGTTTACTGAACGGGTAGAAGGGATGAGTTTCTCCGATCATTTTGCCATTGaatctgatctgataaTCAAACCCATCCTAAATCCCCACTCTGTATCAGGTGTTGAGAAGATTCAACCGAATATTTCTGAGGCCTTGCTTGTAAATTCTGTGACTGACGACGACCTCCTTACTCTCTACAACAAAGTACTCAGCATTATCGACGACTATAAGCCTACTAGCGTATGGCAGAAAAAGATCCGTATCTATCACTTTTGGCTgtccatcttcatcctcataGCTCTAATGATCGCAGTTTTCTGGGGAGCATTGAAGGGCAGAACATACTTTGCattcatatttattctcCTGTCTATTCTGGTTACAGCCACCGGACTAATTGACGGCCTAATAGGATTTCTGTTCGGCCGAAACGAGACCCGTGCCCTTATGGAGTTCGAGAGCGAGATCCGACTCGCCATGGCCACTCTCGGCTAG
- the YIA6 gene encoding Yia6p (Mitochondrial NAD+ transporter; involved in the transport of NAD+ into the mitochondria (see also YEA6); member of the mitochondrial carrier subfamily; disputed role as a pyruvate transporter; has putative mouse and human orthologs; YIA6 has a paralog, YEA6, that arose from the whole genome duplication; GO_component: GO:0016021 - integral component of membrane [Evidence IEA]; GO_component: GO:0016021 - integral component of membrane [Evidence ISM] [PMID 12192589]; GO_component: GO:0016020 - membrane [Evidence IEA]; GO_component: GO:0005743 - mitochondrial inner membrane [Evidence IEA,IEA]; GO_component: GO:0005743 - mitochondrial inner membrane [Evidence ISS] [PMID 10930523]; GO_component: GO:0005739 - mitochondrion [Evidence IEA]; GO_component: GO:0005739 - mitochondrion [Evidence IDA] [PMID 16291748]; GO_function: GO:0051724 - NAD transporter activity [Evidence IDA,IGI,IMP] [PMID 16291748]; GO_function: GO:0005477 - pyruvate secondary active transmembrane transporter activity [Evidence IMP] [PMID 12887330]; GO_function: GO:0005477 - pyruvate secondary active transmembrane transporter activity [Evidence IDA] [PMID 16291748]; GO_function: GO:0005215 - transporter activity [Evidence ISS] [PMID 10930523]; GO_process: GO:0035352 - NAD transmembrane transport [Evidence IDA,IGI,IMP] [PMID 16291748]; GO_process: GO:0006850 - mitochondrial pyruvate transport [Evidence IMP] [PMID 12887330]; GO_process: GO:0006850 - mitochondrial pyruvate transport [Evidence IDA] [PMID 16291748]; GO_process: GO:0055085 - transmembrane transport [Evidence IEA]; GO_process: GO:0006810 - transport [Evidence IEA]; GO_process: GO:0006810 - transport [Evidence ISS] [PMID 10930523]): MSNDNVAHALSGAGGGALSMVVTYPLITLSTRAQTESARSQTSEQGKAQKLTAVEAAKQIIAREGISGLYSGLESALFGISITNFIYYYFYEGTKAIYQQTNPQLSTAQSMIAGAIAGSATSVLTNPIWVVNTRMTVRDTDGEKATTLSTIRDIIHKDGVGAFFSGIGPALVLVINPVLQYTIFEQLRNAVEKRRKMTPLDAFFIGALGKIVATSVTYPYITLKARLQLRRKNNSESSSLIQGIKNIIERDGVSGLYKGLSTKVLQSALSSAFLFFFKEQLFAAAVVVLALIRNLRARK, translated from the coding sequence ATGTCTAATGATAATGTTGCTCATGCTCTTTCAGGagccggtggtggtgctctTTCTATGGTAGTCACCTATCCATTGATCACTCTGTCCACTCGTGCCCAGACCGAGTCGGCCCGATCTCAAACTTCGGAGCAGGGCAAAGCCCAGAAACtcactgctgttgaagcAGCCAAGCAAATTATCGCTCGTGAAGGTATCAGTGGACTATATTCTGGTCTTGAATCTGCTTTATTTGGTATCTCCATCACCAACTTCAtctactactacttctaTGAGGGTACCAAGGCGATCTATCAACAGACCAATCCTCAGCTGTCGACAGCTCAAAGTATGATTGCTGGTGCCATTGCAGGCTCGGCTACCTCTGTATTAACCAACCCGATCTGGGTGGTCAACACCCGTATGACCGTTCGTGACACCGACGGTGAGAAGGCCACTACTCTGTCTACCATCCGAGATATCATCCACAAGGACGGAGTTGGTGCCTTTTTCTCGGGCATTGGTCCTGCTCTGGTACTGGTGATCAACCCAGTGCTGCAATATACGATTTTCGAGCAGCTGCGAAACGCGGTAGAAAAGCGTCGTAAAATGACCCCTCTGGACGCCTTCTTCATTGGCGCCCTCGGCAAAATTGTCGCCACCTCGGTCACATACCCCTACATCACCCTCAAAGCTCGACTCCAGCTTCGCCGCAAGAACAACTCCGAGTCGTCCTCCCTCATCCAGGGCATCAAAAACATCATTGAGCGAGACGGCGTCTCCGGTCTCTATAAGGGACTCAGCACTAAAGTGTTGCAATCGGCCCTCAGCTCGGCcttccttttcttcttcaaggaGCAGCTTTTCGCGGCAGCCGTTGTCGTGCTCGCCCTCATCCGTAACTTGCGTGCCCGAAAATAA
- the GPI14 gene encoding Gpi14p (Glycosylphosphatidylinositol-alpha 1,4 mannosyltransferase I; involved in GPI anchor biosynthesis, requires Pbn1p for function; homolog of mammalian PIG-M; GO_component: GO:0005783 - endoplasmic reticulum [Evidence IEA]; GO_component: GO:0005789 - endoplasmic reticulum membrane [Evidence IEA,IEA]; GO_component: GO:0005789 - endoplasmic reticulum membrane [Evidence ISS] [PMID 11226175]; GO_component: GO:0016021 - integral component of membrane [Evidence IEA,IEA]; GO_component: GO:0016021 - integral component of membrane [Evidence ISM] [PMID 12192589]; GO_component: GO:0016020 - membrane [Evidence IEA]; GO_function: GO:0000030 - mannosyltransferase activity [Evidence ISS] [PMID 11226175]; GO_function: GO:0016740 - transferase activity [Evidence IEA]; GO_function: GO:0016757 - transferase activity, transferring glycosyl groups [Evidence IEA]; GO_function: GO:0016758 - transferase activity, transferring hexosyl groups [Evidence IEA]; GO_process: GO:0006506 - GPI anchor biosynthetic process [Evidence IEA,IEA,IEA]; GO_process: GO:0006506 - GPI anchor biosynthetic process [Evidence ISS] [PMID 11226175]; GO_process: GO:0006506 - GPI anchor biosynthetic process [Evidence IMP] [PMID 16134120]; GO_process: GO:0031505 - fungal-type cell wall organization [Evidence IMP] [PMID 16134120]) yields MRTRSKTGNTDSDGTESPRKVTTATTRTRSTKSSKSAISGTKSADSTGISTDRKPILISASSSVLSESPILKNHNNSTGVNSPTRTNIKSKDTTTSRINKKVIETTSVKAGASPTSRKWYLRTHVIILLAIIERIIILFWGLYQDANMDLRFTDIDYFVFTDASRFISQGASPYDRATYRYTPLLAWLLLPTEWWFFSFGKVLFAAGDIVAGYLMLQIFKIRKSQVPQDKSVLYVALVWLLNPMVCTISTRGSSEGLLGAMVISFIWAVYAKQYTLGGILAGLAIHFKIYPIIYIPTVIWTLGQSTNPFNFRTFYTKERLVFGISTVLSFSILTGFFYYVYGYPFLHHSYLHHLSRIDHRHNFSPYSTLLYMSSFPGASQSTLNSIPQPEAWAFVPQLAISGILLPLAFARRDLIKTMFVQTFAFVTFNKVCTSQYFMWYMVLLPFYIPSLLKSGRYLTKITVLLLWVAAQALWIRQGYLLEFLGESTFYPGLFAATMVFFAVNAWALGLFIDDL; encoded by the coding sequence ATGAGGACCCGATCCAAGACTGGCAATACAGACTCCGATGGCACTGAGAGTCCACGGAAAGTGACGACGGCGACGACGCGAACGAGGTCTACAAAGTCTTCCAAGAGTGCTATCTCTGGAACCAAATCGGCTGACAGCACAGGAATATCCACAGACCGAAAGCCTATACTGATTTCAGCGTCCAGTTCGGTGTTAAGCGAATCACCCATCCTCAAAAACCATAACAATTCAACGGGCGTGAACTCGCCGACACGTACTAATATCAAATCCAAggacaccaccacctccagaaTTAATAAAAAGGTAATAGAAACAACATCAGTCAAAGCGGGAGCTAGTCCGACTTCTCGGAAATGGTATCTTCGAACTCATGTGATAATATTGCTAGCGATCATAGAGCGGATCATTATCCTGTTCTGGGGCCTGTATCAAGATGCTAATATGGACTTGAGGTTCACAGATATCGactattttgtttttacaGATGCATCTCGATTCATATCGCAAGGAGCGTCTCCATACGATCGAGCCACTTACAGATACACACCACTGTTGGCATGGCTGCTACTGCCTACTGAATGGTGGTTCTTCTCATTTGGTAAAGTGTTATTTGCAGCAGGAGATATCGTGGCCGGGTATCTCATGCTCCAGATCTTTAAAATCCGCAAGAGCCAGGTGCCTCAGGATAAATCTGTTTTATATGTGGCACTTGTATGGCTGTTGAACCCTATGGTCTGTACCATCAGTACAAGAGGCTCGTCAGAGGGGTTATTAGGAGCCATGGTTATTTCGTTTATCTGGGCTGTCTATGCCAAACAATATACATTAGGCGGTATTTTAGCAGGACTTGCGATTCATTTTAAAATCTATCCAATAATCTACATTCCAACTGTTATCTGGACATTGGGTCAATCGACAAATCCGTTTAATTTCCGCACCTTTTACACTAAAGAGCGACTGGTGTTTGGAATCAGCACAGTCTTGTCGTTCAGCATTCTGACGGGATTCTTTTATTACGTATACGGATACCCATTCCTGCATCACTCGTACCTGCACCATCTGTCACGAATCGACCACCGCCATAACTTCTCCCCATACAGCACTCTTTTGTACATGTCGTCGTTTCCTGGCGCATCACAATCGACACTCAACAGCATCCCACAGCCCGAGGCATGGGCATTTGTGCCACAGCTGGCTATTTCGGGGATCCTGCTGCCACTGGCCTTTGCACGACGCGATCTCATTAAAACAATGTTCGTCCAaacatttgcatttgtcACTTTCAACAAAGTGTGTACATCACAGTACTTCATGTGGTATATGGTTCTGCTGCCGTTCTACATCCCATCTCTGCTCAAATCCGGCCGATATCTAACCAAGATCACTGTCCTCCTGCTTTGGGTCGCAGCCCAAGCCTTGTGGATCCGCCAAGGCTATCTCCTCGAGTTCCTCGGCGAGTCCACCTTCTACCCGGGCCTGTTCGCTGCCACAATGGTATTCTTCGCTGTCAACGCGTGGGCCCTGGGCCTTTTCATAGATGACCTGTAA
- the UFD1 gene encoding polyubiquitin-binding protein UFD1 (Substrate-recruiting cofactor of the Cdc48p-Npl4p-Ufd1p segregase; polyubiquitin binding protein that assists in the dislocation of misfolded, ERAD substrates that are subsequently delivered to the proteasome for degradation; involved in regulated destruction of ER membrane proteins such as HMG-CoA reductase (Hmg1/2p) and cytoplasmic proteins (Fbp1p); involved in mobilizing membrane bound transaction factors by regulated Ub/proteasome-dependent processing (RUP); GO_component: GO:0034098 - Cdc48p-Npl4p-Ufd1p AAA ATPase complex [Evidence IDA] [PMID 11598205]; GO_component: GO:0034098 - Cdc48p-Npl4p-Ufd1p AAA ATPase complex [Evidence IDA] [PMID 11733065]; GO_component: GO:0000837 - Doa10p ubiquitin ligase complex [Evidence IDA] [PMID 16873065]; GO_component: GO:0000837 - Doa10p ubiquitin ligase complex [Evidence IDA] [PMID 16873066]; GO_component: GO:0000839 - Hrd1p ubiquitin ligase ERAD-L complex [Evidence IDA] [PMID 16873065]; GO_component: GO:0000839 - Hrd1p ubiquitin ligase ERAD-L complex [Evidence IDA] [PMID 16873066]; GO_component: GO:1990112 - RQC complex [Evidence IDA] [PMID 23178123]; GO_component: GO:0005634 - nucleus [Evidence IDA] [PMID 11733065]; GO_function: GO:0031593 - polyubiquitin binding [Evidence IDA] [PMID 16004872]; GO_function: GO:0043130 - ubiquitin binding [Evidence IDA] [PMID 16004872]; GO_process: GO:0071712 - ER-associated misfolded protein catabolic process [Evidence IMP] [PMID 11740563]; GO_process: GO:0071712 - ER-associated misfolded protein catabolic process [Evidence IMP] [PMID 11813000]; GO_process: GO:0030433 - ER-associated ubiquitin-dependent protein catabolic process [Evidence IMP] [PMID 11739805]; GO_process: GO:0071629 - cytoplasm-associated proteasomal ubiquitin-dependent protein catabolic process [Evidence IMP] [PMID 18812321]; GO_process: GO:0070651 - nonfunctional rRNA decay [Evidence IMP] [PMID 22505030]; GO_process: GO:1900182 - positive regulation of protein localization to nucleus [Evidence IMP] [PMID 11598205]; GO_process: GO:1900182 - positive regulation of protein localization to nucleus [Evidence IMP] [PMID 11733065]; GO_process: GO:0043161 - proteasome-mediated ubiquitin-dependent protein catabolic process [Evidence IMP] [PMID 20206597]; GO_process: GO:0030970 - retrograde protein transport, ER to cytosol [Evidence IMP] [PMID 11740563]; GO_process: GO:0030970 - retrograde protein transport, ER to cytosol [Evidence IMP] [PMID 11813000]; GO_process: GO:1990116 - ribosome-associated ubiquitin-dependent protein catabolic process [Evidence IMP] [PMID 23358411]; GO_process: GO:0006511 - ubiquitin-dependent protein catabolic process [Evidence IEA]), with the protein MGFNMPPSWGGPGSQQFRQYFRCYPVAMLPGKERENINFGGKIVMPPSALNKLTMLHITYPMLFELKSQETELTTHAGVLEFIAEEGRVYIPQWMMETLALQPGSLIQVGSIDLPSGSFVKIEPQSTDFLDIYDPKAVLENALRNFSTLTVDDIFQISYNNHIYSIKVLEVKPTSSHNSICVVETDLEVDFAPPVGYVEPSIDSSGPPSGTASVSSNVPSRAFNTPVGAMASTIGYEKLVKSSAAASNESNIRLRNFETVYAGEGQKLSGKSITKSKHEDFAESESQGPNENEGLGNLLTNSAPALELPFGQLFFGYPLTPLKDAEGEKDREEQEQAGSSIHFQGSGQSLRQSRKRKKDGVASSSTSKRPNSPDVIEID; encoded by the coding sequence ATGGGATTTAATATGCCCCCCTCATGGGGAGGGCCTGGTTCTCAACAATTCAGGCAATATTTCAGATGTTATCCTGTGGCGATGTTGCCCGGGAAGGAGCGTGAAAACATAAATTTCGGAGGCAAAATTGTGATGCCACCCAGTGCATTGAATAAGCTTACTATGCTTCACATTACTTATCCTATGCTTTTTGAATTAAAGAGCCAAGAGACAGAGTTGACTACACATGCTGGTGTGTTAGAATTCATTGCAGAGGAAGGAAGGGTATATATTCCTCAATGGATGATGGAAACACTTGCCTTACAACCTGGTTCATTGATTCAGGTAGGGTCGATTGATTTACCATCGGGATCATTCGTCAAGATCGAGCCCCAGTCGACAGATTTTTTAGATATTTATGACCCAAAAGCTGTTTTAGAAAATGCTCTGCGAAATTTCAGCACGCTAactgttgatgatatctTTCAAATTTCGTACAAcaatcatatttattcCATCAAGGTTCTTGAAGTTAAGCCTACCAGTAGTCACAATAGTATCTGCGTCGTCGAAACAGATTTAGAGGTTGACTTCGCTCCCCCTGTCGGATATGTCGAGCCTAGTATCGATAGTAGTGGTCCGCCTTCTGGAACTGCTTCAGTTTCGTCTAATGTTCCCTCAAGAGCTTTCAATACTCCAGTGGGAGCAATGGCAAGTACAATCGGGTATGAGAAATTAGTAAAATCCTCAGCAGCTGCGTCCAATGAGTCAAATATTAGATTGAGAAATTTTGAAACGGTATATGCAGGAGAGGGACAAAAGCTATCTGGCAAATCAATTACAAAATCAAAGCATGAGGACTTCGCTGAATCAGAATCTCAGGGCCCTAACGAAAATGAAGGGCTTGGCAATCTATTGACAAACTCAGCCCCTGCCTTGGAGTTGCCTTTCGGTCAACTTTTTTTCGGTTATCCTTTGACACCACTGAAGGATGCAGAAGGTGAGAAAGATCGTGAAGAACAAGAGCAGGCTGGTAGCAGTATACACTTTCAAGGCTCTGGTCAATCTTTGCGACAAAGTCGTAAACGGAAGAAAGATGGTGTAGCATCGAGTTCCACCTCTAAGCGCCCTAATTCTCCTGATGTAATAGAGATCGATTGA